In Candidatus Fusobacterium pullicola, a genomic segment contains:
- a CDS encoding glycosyltransferase: MNIELSIIIPVYNVEQYLEECLDSIYAVENIRKEVILVNDGSIDGSLEILKRYEEILI, encoded by the coding sequence ATGAATATAGAATTAAGTATAATAATACCAGTATATAATGTAGAGCAATATTTAGAAGAGTGTTTAGATAGTATATATGCGGTAGAAAACATAAGAAAAGAAGTAATATTAGTAAATGATGGAAGTATAGATGGTAGTTTAGAAATACTGAAAAGATATGAAGAAATTTTGATATAA
- a CDS encoding polysaccharide pyruvyl transferase family protein, translating to MLINIKQLVWKKLENYLIKKGMIENQKILEGKEIENLTLKYDKVKKIIYFSTPNHGNLGDHAIAIGVENIIKILFQDLLCLEFSIFEYNRNKELLEKLVNQEDIIIITGGGNFGNLWLTEENQRRDIVRRFPNNKIIVMPQSISFTNDEEGAKELKISQSIYSQHKNFNIITRDNKSYQYGIEYFPNNKVFLAPDSVLYLEDWYKRENQRDGVILTLRSDKEKSLSNEKIDKIISFLENKNIVYKRDDTVKNYGIDRKIREYEVKEMLRKISSAKVNITDRFHGVIFSVITNTPVIAFKSLDHKIEEGIKWFKYLDWVHYVTTVEEVESLVEKYVNSQEIIKREKFILKEKLESVMREVDKNN from the coding sequence ATGTTAATAAATATTAAGCAATTAGTATGGAAAAAATTAGAGAATTATTTAATAAAAAAAGGGATGATAGAAAATCAAAAAATACTAGAAGGAAAAGAAATAGAAAATTTAACACTAAAATATGATAAAGTAAAAAAAATAATTTATTTTTCAACACCAAATCATGGAAATTTAGGAGATCATGCAATAGCTATCGGAGTAGAAAATATAATTAAAATTTTGTTTCAAGACTTATTATGTTTAGAATTTTCAATTTTTGAATATAATAGAAATAAAGAATTATTAGAAAAATTAGTGAATCAAGAGGATATCATAATAATAACGGGTGGTGGAAATTTTGGTAATCTATGGCTGACAGAAGAAAATCAAAGAAGAGATATAGTGAGAAGATTTCCAAATAACAAAATAATTGTAATGCCTCAAAGTATATCTTTTACAAATGATGAAGAGGGAGCAAAGGAGTTAAAAATAAGTCAAAGTATTTATTCACAACATAAGAATTTCAATATAATAACTAGAGATAATAAAAGTTATCAATATGGAATAGAGTATTTTCCAAATAATAAAGTTTTTTTAGCACCAGATAGTGTACTATATTTAGAGGATTGGTACAAAAGAGAAAATCAAAGAGATGGAGTTATATTGACTTTAAGAAGTGATAAAGAGAAATCTTTATCTAATGAAAAAATTGATAAAATAATATCATTTTTAGAAAATAAGAATATTGTGTATAAAAGAGATGACACAGTAAAAAATTATGGAATAGATAGAAAAATAAGAGAATATGAAGTAAAAGAAATGTTAAGAAAAATATCATCTGCTAAGGTCAATATAACAGATAGATTTCATGGGGTAATATTTTCAGTAATAACAAATACCCCAGTAATTGCTTTTAAATCATTGGATCATAAAATAGAGGAAGGAATAAAATGGTTTAAATATTTAGACTGGGTTCATTATGTTACAACTGTTGAAGAGGTAGAATCTTTAGTAGAAAAATATGTTAATTCTCAAGAGATAATTAAGAGAGAAAAGTTTATTTTAAAAGAGAAATTAGAAAGTGTGATGAGAGAAGTAGATAAAAATAATTAG